A window from Streptomonospora salina encodes these proteins:
- a CDS encoding transketolase, with protein sequence MPAPSAGSGPGLPSAARCHTRRTNTMTDRQQLKELGQQLRVDAVRAADAAGSGHPTSSMSAADLMAVLASEHLQYDFDSPEHSGNDHLIFSKGHASPLLYSLYKACGVISDDELLRYRRLGSPLEGHPTPRLPWVDVATGSLGQGLPVGAGVALAGAELDRLPYRVWVLCGDSELAEGSVWEAMEYAGQSGLANLTAILDVNRLGQRGPTRHGWDLDAYRRRVEAFGWHTIEVDGHDVAEIDSAYRRARETADGPTAIIARTVKGAGVGEVADQEGAHGKPLADAGRAVAELGGRRDLRIEVARPESGGVYQRPGGSRVDLPTFAVGDKAATRDAFGRAVSAVGAARPDTVVLDGEVADSTRAKFFAEQHPDRFFEFYIAEQQMIAAAVGLQVRGWTPYAATFAAFLTRAYDFIRMAAVSRADINLVGSHAGVAIGEDGPSQMGLEDMAALRAVHNSVVLHPADANCAARLTAGMAEHDGVSYLRTMRGATPVLYGPDEGFEIGGSKVLRSSTDDRVTVVGAGVTVHEALAAADRLAEEGIGVRVVDAYSVKPVDAPTLRAAAAETGRVITVEDHWPEGGLGDAVLDVFADTRSMPRTMKLAVTGMPASATPAEQLREAGIDSGAVEAAVRGILRQEREPAAAGG encoded by the coding sequence ATGCCCGCCCCTTCGGCGGGTAGCGGGCCCGGGCTGCCGTCCGCGGCGCGATGCCACACGAGGAGGACGAACACGATGACCGACCGGCAACAGCTCAAGGAACTGGGACAGCAGCTGCGCGTCGACGCGGTCCGGGCCGCAGACGCCGCGGGCTCGGGGCACCCGACCTCGTCGATGTCGGCGGCGGACCTGATGGCGGTGCTCGCCTCCGAGCACCTGCAGTACGACTTCGACAGTCCCGAGCACTCGGGCAACGACCACCTGATCTTCTCCAAGGGGCACGCATCGCCGCTGCTGTACTCCCTCTACAAGGCGTGCGGCGTGATCTCCGACGACGAGCTGCTGCGGTACCGCCGGCTGGGAAGCCCGCTGGAAGGCCATCCCACACCGCGGCTGCCGTGGGTCGACGTCGCCACCGGGTCGCTGGGCCAGGGGCTGCCGGTCGGCGCGGGCGTGGCGCTGGCGGGCGCGGAGCTGGACCGGCTGCCCTACCGGGTGTGGGTGCTGTGCGGTGACAGCGAACTGGCCGAAGGCTCGGTGTGGGAAGCCATGGAGTACGCAGGGCAGTCGGGGTTGGCCAACTTGACCGCGATCCTGGACGTCAACCGGCTCGGCCAGCGCGGACCCACGCGGCACGGCTGGGACTTGGACGCCTACCGCCGCCGGGTGGAGGCGTTCGGCTGGCACACGATCGAGGTCGACGGCCACGACGTCGCGGAGATCGACTCGGCCTACCGGCGGGCGCGGGAGACGGCCGACGGCCCCACCGCGATCATCGCCCGCACCGTCAAGGGTGCCGGGGTCGGCGAGGTGGCCGACCAGGAGGGCGCCCACGGCAAGCCCCTGGCCGACGCCGGACGGGCCGTGGCCGAGTTGGGCGGCCGGCGCGACCTGCGCATCGAGGTGGCCCGGCCCGAGAGCGGCGGCGTTTACCAGCGGCCCGGGGGCAGCCGGGTGGACCTGCCGACCTTCGCGGTGGGCGACAAGGCCGCCACGCGCGACGCGTTCGGCCGCGCGGTCTCGGCGGTCGGCGCCGCCCGGCCCGACACGGTCGTGCTCGACGGCGAGGTCGCCGACTCCACGCGCGCCAAGTTCTTCGCCGAGCAGCACCCGGACCGGTTCTTCGAGTTCTATATCGCCGAGCAGCAGATGATCGCCGCCGCCGTGGGTCTGCAGGTGCGCGGGTGGACGCCCTACGCGGCGACGTTCGCGGCCTTCCTGACGCGCGCCTACGACTTCATCCGCATGGCCGCGGTCAGCCGTGCCGACATCAACCTCGTGGGTTCCCACGCCGGTGTGGCGATCGGCGAGGACGGCCCGTCGCAGATGGGCCTGGAGGACATGGCCGCCCTGCGGGCCGTGCACAACAGTGTGGTGCTGCACCCTGCCGACGCCAACTGCGCGGCCCGCCTCACCGCCGGGATGGCCGAGCACGACGGGGTGAGCTACCTGCGGACGATGCGGGGTGCGACGCCGGTGCTCTACGGCCCCGACGAGGGCTTCGAGATCGGCGGCAGCAAGGTGCTGCGCTCCTCCACCGACGACCGGGTGACGGTGGTGGGCGCCGGAGTGACGGTGCACGAAGCGCTGGCCGCCGCCGACAGGCTGGCCGAGGAAGGGATCGGCGTGCGGGTGGTCGACGCCTACTCCGTCAAGCCGGTCGACGCCCCGACCCTGCGCGCAGCGGCCGCCGAGACCGGCCGGGTCATCACGGTCGAGGACCACTGGCCCGAGGGCGGACTCGGCGACGCGGTGCTG